A genomic stretch from Georgenia muralis includes:
- a CDS encoding aminotransferase class IV, whose amino-acid sequence MSTPGVLVLIDEPRHGHPDRPLRRVPADEPHILVTDLGITRGDGVFETVGIAAGRPQALDAHLARLARSATLLELPPPDLGVFRAATLEVADALAAAPSSWCKLVLTRGPEGADRATGWAYGEVSRDWPERTDGIAVVTLTRGYASDVTTSAPWLLQGAKSLSYALNRAALREAQRRGADDVVFTSTDGYVLEGPTSTVVLRLGGELVTPPVEAGILPGTTQADAFELLAARGAATRTRPVRVAELADADALWLMSSTRLAAPVRELDGRLVAVDVRLTADINDALAARTS is encoded by the coding sequence GTGAGCACCCCGGGCGTGCTCGTCCTCATCGACGAGCCCCGCCACGGTCACCCCGACCGGCCGCTGCGCCGGGTGCCCGCCGACGAGCCGCACATCCTCGTGACCGACCTCGGCATCACCCGCGGCGACGGCGTCTTCGAGACGGTGGGGATCGCCGCCGGCCGGCCCCAGGCCCTCGACGCCCACCTCGCGCGCCTCGCACGCTCCGCCACGCTCCTGGAGCTGCCGCCGCCGGACCTCGGCGTCTTCCGCGCCGCCACGCTGGAGGTGGCCGACGCCCTCGCGGCCGCCCCGTCGTCGTGGTGCAAGCTGGTCCTGACCCGTGGTCCGGAGGGGGCCGACCGCGCCACCGGATGGGCGTACGGCGAGGTGAGCCGCGACTGGCCCGAACGCACCGACGGCATCGCGGTCGTGACGCTCACGCGGGGGTACGCCTCGGACGTCACGACCTCCGCACCATGGCTCCTCCAGGGCGCGAAGTCGCTGTCCTACGCACTCAACCGGGCGGCCCTGCGCGAGGCGCAGCGTCGCGGGGCCGACGACGTCGTCTTCACCAGCACCGACGGCTACGTGCTCGAGGGCCCCACCTCGACGGTCGTGCTGCGGCTCGGCGGAGAGCTGGTCACCCCGCCGGTCGAGGCCGGGATCCTGCCGGGCACCACGCAGGCCGACGCGTTCGAGCTCCTGGCCGCGCGTGGCGCGGCCACCCGCACCCGTCCGGTGCGGGTGGCCGAGCTCGCGGACGCCGACGCCCTCTGGCTCATGAGCAGCACCCGGCTGGCCGCACCGGTGCGCGAGCTCGACGGCCGGCTGGTCGCCGTCGACGTACGCCTCACCGCCGACATCAACGACGCCCTCGCCGCCCGGACCTCCTGA
- a CDS encoding amino acid ABC transporter permease — translation MGELLGSYDILGAFLVNVRLTLWSALFAFVLGTVLAVMRVSPAPSLRWAGAAYVNTVRNIPLTLIILAASLGLWGQLGVELAGRDSGDFIATNSFRLAVLGLSVYTAAFVCEALRSGVNTVPAGQAEAARAIGLGFGATMRLIILPQAFRGAIAPLGNTLIALAKNTTVAQAAGVVQAASVMNTMMEFRPDLAVAIFLIIALGWVAIVLPTGLVTTHLSRRLGVAR, via the coding sequence ATGGGCGAGCTGCTGGGCTCGTACGACATCCTCGGCGCGTTCCTCGTCAACGTCCGCCTGACCCTGTGGTCCGCCTTGTTCGCGTTCGTCCTGGGGACGGTGCTGGCGGTCATGCGCGTCTCCCCCGCCCCCAGCCTGCGCTGGGCCGGCGCCGCGTACGTCAACACCGTGCGCAACATCCCCCTGACGCTCATCATCCTCGCCGCCTCCCTGGGCCTGTGGGGCCAGCTGGGGGTGGAGCTGGCCGGGCGCGACAGCGGCGACTTCATTGCCACCAACAGCTTCCGCCTGGCGGTGCTGGGACTGTCGGTCTACACCGCGGCCTTCGTCTGCGAGGCGCTGCGCTCCGGCGTCAACACCGTCCCGGCCGGGCAGGCCGAGGCCGCCCGCGCGATCGGCCTCGGCTTCGGCGCGACGATGCGGCTGATCATCCTGCCGCAGGCCTTCCGCGGGGCGATCGCACCGCTGGGCAACACGCTCATCGCCCTGGCCAAGAACACGACCGTCGCCCAGGCGGCCGGCGTCGTCCAGGCCGCGTCGGTGATGAACACGATGATGGAGTTCCGGCCCGACCTGGCGGTGGCGATCTTCCTCATCATCGCGCTGGGCTGGGTGGCGATCGTGCTGCCGACCGGCCTGGTCACGACCCATCTGTCCCGCCGGCTGGGGGTGGCCCGATGA
- a CDS encoding DUF937 domain-containing protein → MSAVDDIIGQIPMADLAGRLGVDEATAEKAARQALPALLGGMRANAADPAGAASLGAAVERHPASLVEGGVDLDEVDTADGEKIVRHVFGDRTDDVTGRLEEAAPLRGAATLGAGGLGAAPLGGAGGLGGGALVARLLPILAPIVMSYLARRMGGQEGGGRGPSGGGLDQILGDLLGGSGGGGGLGGLGGLLDGLLGGGRR, encoded by the coding sequence GTGAGCGCCGTGGACGACATCATCGGGCAGATCCCCATGGCCGACCTGGCCGGGCGCCTGGGCGTGGACGAGGCGACGGCGGAGAAGGCCGCCCGTCAGGCCCTGCCCGCGCTCCTGGGGGGCATGCGGGCCAACGCCGCCGACCCCGCCGGTGCGGCCTCCCTCGGCGCCGCGGTCGAGCGTCACCCCGCCTCGCTCGTCGAGGGCGGGGTGGACCTGGACGAGGTCGACACCGCGGACGGGGAGAAGATCGTGCGGCACGTCTTCGGGGACCGCACCGACGACGTCACCGGGCGCCTGGAGGAGGCCGCCCCGCTCCGCGGTGCGGCCACCCTCGGCGCGGGCGGGCTCGGTGCCGCCCCTCTCGGTGGTGCCGGTGGGCTCGGCGGAGGCGCGCTCGTCGCCAGGCTGCTGCCGATCCTCGCGCCGATCGTCATGTCCTACCTCGCCAGGCGGATGGGCGGCCAGGAGGGCGGCGGGCGGGGCCCTTCGGGCGGCGGGCTCGACCAGATCCTCGGCGACCTCCTCGGCGGCTCCGGCGGCGGGGGAGGCCTCGGCGGGCTCGGCGGTCTCCTCGACGGTCTGCTCGGCGGCGGCCGGCGCTGA
- a CDS encoding DUF3046 domain-containing protein, which translates to MKHSEFWQVLEATFGAGHGRSVAEDLVLAALGGRTAARALADGVAPRAVWDAVCDEMELDDATRWRHRREPRKDRSA; encoded by the coding sequence GTGAAGCACTCGGAGTTCTGGCAGGTCCTCGAGGCGACGTTCGGTGCCGGCCACGGCCGCTCGGTCGCCGAGGATCTCGTCCTCGCCGCGCTCGGCGGTCGCACCGCGGCCCGGGCGCTGGCCGACGGCGTCGCGCCCCGCGCCGTGTGGGACGCCGTCTGCGACGAGATGGAGCTCGACGACGCGACCCGCTGGCGTCACCGCCGGGAGCCGCGCAAGGACCGCTCGGCCTGA
- a CDS encoding DEAD/DEAH box helicase, producing MTLVPFSEPTQAWFDGAFAAPTAAQTGAWEAIASGEHALVVAPTGSGKTLAAFLWAIDQMLTGEVPEPQERCRVLYVSPLKALAADVERNLRSPLVGISQAAARLGRPVADVRVGVRTGDTPAAERRRLGTRPPDILITTPESLYLVLTSSAREGLSGVRTVILDEVHAVAGTKRGAHLAVSLERLDAMLPAPVQRVGLSATVRPVGTVGTFLAGHRPLADGGRPVRVVEPGSTKELRVDVVVPVEDLADPAATPLRTPPRPDDGAGGGRIGGPASAGEPDLSGDAAGALPELSRPSVWPHLTERVVDLVAAHRSTIVFTNSRRSAERLTARLNEEWSARRSGAGGLAVLDDQGGAWAAAAPGQSGTALPAEEVIARAHHGSMSREERVRTETALKSGTLRAVVSTSSLELGIDMGAVDLVIQVGAPPSVASALQRIGRAGHQVGAVSHGVVLPTHRGELLPSAVTAARARSGLIEEIHVPANPLDVLAQQVVAMLAVEDLAVADLTALVRRAAPFATLGERSLTAVLDMLAGRYPSEDFAELRPRVVWDRTTGTLRARPGALRLAATSGGTIPDRGMFGVYLAGGPPAQDGSASGSAVTAGARGGGRRVGELDEEMVYESRVGDTFTLGTSTWRIEAITPDRVLVTPAPGQPGRLPFWKGDSPGRPAELGRALGATTRDLLAHLDDGGADRSLDEAGLDPWARTNVLAYLAEQREATATLPDDRTIVVERFRDELGDWRVVIHSPYGARVHAPWAMVLAARLQESTGMDVNASPADDGIVLRLPDIEAGDGGPLDLADLLLDPAEVSGSVVAALTGSAHFAARFREGASRALLLPRRRPDRRQPLWQQRHRAAQLLAVAARFPDFPIVLEAVRECLQDDFDVPALTELMRRVEAREVRLVEVSTPGPSPFARSLLMGYVAQFLYDGDAPLAERRAAALALDPALMAELVGSELGDLADLLDPAAVAEVSAEVGLRTENTRAKDAEGLVDLVRRLGPVSTPDLTLRAADPAAVPGWLDTLVAERRVMAVRVAGTQQWAVTEDAGRLRDALGTALPLGLPDAVLAPVPDPLGDLVRRHARTHGPFTAAEVGARLGLAPGAVAPVLAELVRTAVVVTGRLVPGEDVAVQFCDAEVMRRIRRRTLAHLRSEVEPVAPQTLAVFGPRWQHVAPVGSRPDLRGTDGVLAVVDQLAGARLPASALESLVLPARVRDYTPAMLDELTSAGEVLWVGAGALPGVDGQLTLLPADAVADLAPAPGDVPLGEVHEHLRTVLAAGGGRFFRELLPEGPVAAAPAEVLDALWDLVWAGLVTNDTLAPVRARLGGGRPSHTAARVPARARSMRPGASLRRSALSRVAVAGSRPGGAQPPAAAGRWSLVRPGDLGAAEPTEPADERTRRATALTLALLERHGVLVRGAAGLEDLPGGFSAAYQVLRHLEDSGQVRRGYLVEGLGAAQFALPEVVDRLRGDAAEVAARRSAADDPGRQPAPRVHLLAATDPANPYGAALAWPPTSAGEGHRPGRKAGAVVVLVDGTMTLYVERGGRTLLSFTDDDELLVPAAEALAQVAGTGALGALTLRQVDGVGALESQGPLGLALAGAGFGPTPKGLRLRVAPARR from the coding sequence ATGACGCTCGTGCCGTTCTCCGAGCCGACCCAGGCGTGGTTCGACGGCGCCTTCGCGGCGCCGACGGCGGCGCAGACGGGCGCGTGGGAGGCCATCGCCTCGGGCGAGCACGCCCTCGTCGTCGCCCCCACGGGCTCGGGCAAGACGCTCGCGGCGTTCCTCTGGGCGATCGACCAGATGCTCACCGGGGAGGTCCCCGAGCCCCAGGAGCGGTGCCGGGTGCTCTACGTCTCCCCCCTCAAGGCCCTGGCCGCCGACGTCGAGCGCAACCTCCGCTCGCCGCTGGTGGGCATCTCGCAGGCGGCGGCGCGGCTCGGCCGGCCGGTGGCCGACGTACGGGTGGGCGTGCGCACCGGCGACACCCCGGCGGCCGAGCGCCGGCGCCTGGGCACCCGTCCGCCGGACATCCTCATCACGACCCCGGAGTCGCTCTACCTCGTCCTGACCTCCTCGGCCCGGGAGGGGCTGAGCGGGGTGCGCACCGTCATCCTGGACGAGGTCCACGCCGTGGCCGGCACCAAGCGCGGGGCGCACCTGGCGGTGAGCCTGGAACGGCTCGACGCGATGCTGCCCGCCCCGGTCCAGCGCGTGGGCCTCTCGGCCACCGTCCGGCCCGTCGGCACGGTGGGCACCTTCCTCGCCGGTCACCGCCCGCTGGCCGACGGCGGCCGGCCCGTGCGGGTGGTCGAGCCCGGGTCCACCAAGGAGCTGCGCGTCGACGTCGTGGTGCCGGTCGAGGACCTCGCCGACCCGGCGGCGACGCCCCTGCGCACACCTCCGCGGCCGGACGACGGCGCCGGCGGCGGGCGGATCGGTGGTCCCGCGTCGGCCGGGGAGCCGGACCTGTCCGGGGATGCGGCCGGTGCCCTGCCCGAGCTGTCCCGCCCCTCGGTGTGGCCGCACCTGACCGAGCGGGTCGTCGACCTCGTCGCCGCGCACCGCAGCACCATCGTGTTCACCAACTCCCGGCGCTCCGCCGAGCGGCTGACCGCGCGGCTGAACGAGGAGTGGTCGGCCCGCCGCAGCGGGGCCGGCGGGCTGGCGGTGCTCGACGACCAGGGCGGTGCGTGGGCGGCCGCCGCGCCCGGGCAGTCCGGCACCGCCCTGCCCGCCGAGGAGGTCATCGCCCGCGCGCACCACGGCTCGATGAGCCGGGAGGAGCGGGTTCGGACCGAGACGGCCCTGAAGTCGGGCACGCTGCGCGCCGTGGTCTCGACGTCCTCCCTCGAGCTCGGCATCGACATGGGCGCGGTGGACCTCGTCATCCAGGTCGGGGCGCCGCCCTCGGTGGCCTCGGCCCTGCAGCGCATCGGCCGCGCCGGCCACCAGGTGGGCGCGGTCTCCCACGGCGTCGTCCTGCCCACCCACCGCGGCGAGCTGCTCCCGTCGGCGGTCACCGCCGCCCGCGCACGGTCCGGGCTCATCGAGGAGATCCACGTCCCGGCCAACCCGCTGGACGTCCTCGCCCAGCAGGTCGTGGCGATGCTCGCCGTGGAGGACCTCGCCGTCGCGGACCTCACCGCCCTCGTCCGCCGGGCGGCCCCGTTCGCGACGCTCGGGGAGCGTTCGCTCACCGCCGTCCTGGACATGCTCGCGGGCCGCTACCCCAGCGAGGACTTCGCCGAGCTGCGACCCCGCGTCGTCTGGGACCGCACCACCGGCACGCTGCGCGCCCGCCCCGGGGCCCTGCGCCTGGCGGCGACCTCGGGCGGGACCATCCCCGACCGGGGCATGTTCGGCGTCTACCTCGCGGGCGGCCCTCCCGCCCAGGACGGGTCTGCGAGCGGGTCCGCGGTCACCGCGGGCGCGCGGGGCGGGGGGCGCCGTGTCGGCGAGCTGGACGAGGAGATGGTCTACGAGTCGCGGGTGGGCGACACGTTCACCCTGGGCACGAGCACGTGGCGGATCGAGGCCATCACGCCGGACCGGGTCCTGGTCACCCCGGCCCCCGGGCAGCCGGGCCGCCTGCCCTTCTGGAAGGGTGACTCCCCGGGGCGCCCGGCCGAGCTGGGCCGCGCCCTCGGGGCCACCACGCGCGACCTGCTCGCCCACCTCGACGACGGCGGTGCCGACCGGTCGCTCGACGAGGCCGGGCTGGACCCGTGGGCGCGGACGAACGTGCTCGCCTACCTGGCGGAGCAGCGGGAGGCGACCGCGACCCTGCCCGACGACCGCACGATCGTCGTCGAGCGGTTCCGCGACGAGCTCGGGGACTGGCGGGTCGTCATCCACAGCCCCTACGGCGCGCGCGTGCACGCGCCGTGGGCGATGGTCCTGGCCGCCCGGCTCCAGGAGTCGACCGGGATGGACGTCAACGCCTCCCCCGCCGACGACGGCATCGTCCTGCGCCTGCCCGACATTGAGGCCGGCGACGGCGGGCCGCTGGACCTGGCCGACCTCCTCCTGGACCCGGCGGAGGTCTCCGGCTCCGTGGTGGCGGCGCTGACCGGGTCGGCGCACTTCGCCGCCCGGTTCCGCGAGGGCGCCTCCCGGGCGCTGCTGCTGCCGCGCCGCCGGCCGGACCGGCGCCAGCCGCTGTGGCAGCAGCGTCACCGCGCCGCCCAGCTCCTCGCCGTCGCGGCCCGCTTCCCCGACTTCCCCATCGTGCTCGAGGCCGTGCGCGAGTGCCTCCAGGACGACTTCGACGTGCCCGCCCTCACCGAGCTCATGCGCCGGGTCGAGGCACGGGAGGTGCGCCTCGTGGAGGTCTCCACCCCCGGCCCGTCGCCCTTCGCCCGGTCCCTCCTCATGGGCTACGTCGCCCAGTTCCTCTACGACGGCGACGCACCCCTGGCCGAGCGGCGCGCGGCCGCCCTGGCGCTGGACCCGGCCCTCATGGCCGAGCTCGTCGGTTCCGAGCTGGGCGACCTCGCGGACCTCCTCGACCCGGCGGCGGTCGCGGAGGTCTCCGCCGAGGTGGGGCTCCGCACGGAGAACACCCGGGCGAAGGACGCCGAGGGCCTGGTCGACCTCGTCCGCCGGCTCGGTCCGGTGTCCACGCCCGACCTCACCCTCCGCGCGGCCGATCCCGCCGCGGTGCCCGGGTGGCTCGACACGCTCGTCGCGGAGCGGCGTGTCATGGCCGTCCGGGTGGCGGGCACCCAGCAGTGGGCGGTCACCGAGGACGCCGGCCGGCTGCGTGACGCCCTCGGCACAGCGCTGCCGCTCGGTCTGCCCGACGCCGTCCTCGCCCCCGTGCCCGACCCGCTCGGCGACCTCGTCCGCCGTCATGCCCGCACGCACGGTCCCTTCACCGCCGCGGAGGTGGGTGCACGGCTGGGCCTGGCGCCGGGAGCGGTGGCGCCCGTCCTCGCTGAGCTGGTGCGCACAGCCGTCGTCGTCACGGGCCGCCTCGTCCCGGGCGAGGACGTCGCCGTGCAGTTCTGCGACGCCGAGGTCATGCGACGGATCCGGCGACGGACCCTCGCCCACCTGCGCAGCGAGGTCGAGCCCGTGGCCCCGCAGACCCTCGCCGTCTTCGGTCCCCGCTGGCAGCACGTGGCGCCCGTCGGCTCGCGCCCCGACCTGCGCGGCACGGACGGCGTCCTCGCCGTGGTCGACCAGCTCGCCGGCGCCCGTCTGCCGGCGTCGGCGCTGGAGTCCCTGGTCCTGCCCGCCCGGGTGCGGGACTACACCCCGGCGATGCTCGACGAGCTCACCAGTGCCGGGGAGGTGCTGTGGGTGGGGGCCGGGGCCCTGCCCGGCGTGGACGGTCAGCTCACCCTCCTGCCGGCCGACGCCGTCGCCGACCTCGCACCAGCTCCCGGTGACGTCCCGCTGGGCGAGGTCCACGAGCACCTCCGCACGGTCCTCGCGGCCGGCGGGGGCCGCTTCTTCCGCGAGCTGCTCCCGGAGGGTCCCGTCGCCGCGGCGCCCGCGGAGGTCCTCGACGCGCTCTGGGACCTCGTGTGGGCCGGCCTCGTGACCAACGACACGCTCGCCCCCGTGCGCGCGCGGCTCGGTGGCGGGCGTCCCAGCCACACCGCCGCGCGCGTGCCGGCGCGCGCCCGGTCGATGCGGCCCGGCGCGTCCCTGCGCCGCTCGGCCCTGTCGAGGGTGGCGGTCGCGGGGAGCCGGCCGGGTGGGGCGCAGCCGCCGGCCGCGGCCGGCCGGTGGTCGCTCGTCCGGCCGGGAGACCTCGGCGCCGCCGAGCCCACCGAGCCCGCCGACGAGCGCACGCGCCGGGCGACCGCCCTCACCCTCGCCCTGCTCGAGCGGCACGGCGTCCTGGTCCGCGGCGCCGCGGGCCTGGAGGACCTGCCCGGCGGGTTCAGCGCGGCCTACCAGGTGCTGCGCCACCTCGAGGACTCGGGCCAGGTGCGCCGCGGTTACCTCGTCGAGGGTCTGGGTGCGGCACAGTTCGCGCTGCCGGAGGTCGTGGACCGGCTCCGCGGCGACGCCGCCGAGGTCGCCGCTCGGCGCTCCGCCGCGGACGACCCGGGCCGGCAGCCCGCGCCGCGGGTCCACCTCCTCGCCGCCACCGACCCCGCCAACCCCTACGGCGCCGCGCTGGCGTGGCCCCCGACGAGCGCGGGCGAGGGGCACCGGCCCGGGCGCAAGGCCGGGGCGGTCGTCGTCCTCGTCGACGGGACGATGACCCTGTACGTGGAGAGGGGCGGGCGCACCCTGCTGTCCTTCACCGACGACGACGAGCTGCTCGTTCCCGCGGCCGAGGCGCTGGCCCAGGTGGCGGGCACGGGTGCGCTCGGGGCTCTCACGCTTCGTCAGGTGGACGGCGTCGGCGCCCTCGAGAGCCAGGGGCCGCTGGGGCTCGCCCTGGCCGGGGCCGGCTTCGGCCCCACCCCGAAGGGCCTGCGGCTGCGCGTCGCACCCGCCCGGCGCTGA
- a CDS encoding regulatory protein RecX, whose translation MTDPTPRRRGGRRRAELEPPPAGSAAQDREPDAEEVARTIALRQLTAAPRSRAQLEVAMARRDVPEDVAGRVLDRFTEVGLVDDGAYAEMLVRTRHAERGLARRALAEELRRKGIAPDVAAGALEQVDDADEEAAALALVRKKARSTRGLDAQVRRRRMAALLGRKGFPAGVAMRAVETVLAEEE comes from the coding sequence ATGACCGACCCCACCCCGCGGCGGCGTGGCGGGCGGCGACGGGCCGAGCTCGAGCCCCCGCCCGCCGGCTCCGCCGCGCAGGACCGTGAGCCCGACGCCGAGGAGGTGGCGCGGACGATCGCCCTGCGCCAGCTCACCGCCGCGCCGCGCAGCCGCGCCCAGCTCGAGGTCGCGATGGCCCGGCGCGACGTCCCGGAGGACGTCGCGGGCCGGGTGCTCGACCGGTTCACCGAGGTCGGGCTCGTCGACGACGGCGCCTACGCCGAGATGCTCGTGCGCACCCGCCACGCCGAGCGGGGCCTCGCCCGCCGCGCCCTGGCCGAGGAGCTGCGGCGCAAGGGCATCGCGCCCGACGTGGCGGCGGGTGCCCTCGAGCAGGTGGACGACGCCGACGAGGAGGCCGCCGCCCTGGCGCTCGTGCGCAAGAAGGCGCGCTCGACGCGCGGGCTCGACGCACAGGTCCGGCGCCGGCGCATGGCAGCGCTGCTCGGCCGCAAGGGCTTCCCGGCGGGAGTCGCGATGCGCGCGGTCGAGACCGTCCTCGCCGAGGAGGAGTAG
- the recA gene encoding recombinase RecA gives MPAPVADRSKALEAALSQIDRQFGKGSVMRLGDDTRPKVQVIPTGSVALDVALGIGGLPRGRVVEIYGPESSGKTTVALHAVASAQRAGGIAAFIDAEHALDPEYAKKLGVDTDALLVSQPDTGEQALEIMDMLIRSGALDIVVIDSVAALVPKAEIEGEMGDSHVGLQARLMSQALRKITGALSASGTTAIFINQLREKIGVFFGSPETTTGGKALKFYASVRLDVRRIETLKEGSDAVGNRTRVKVVKNKMAPPFKQAEFDILYGQGISREGGLIDLGVENGIVRKSGAWYTYEGDQLGQGKEKSRQFLKDNPELAEEIEKKILTKLGIGEAVAEVPADVDEVAVDF, from the coding sequence ATGCCCGCTCCCGTAGCAGACCGCAGCAAGGCCCTGGAGGCCGCGCTCAGCCAGATCGACCGCCAGTTCGGCAAGGGGTCGGTCATGCGCCTGGGTGACGACACCCGGCCCAAGGTCCAGGTGATCCCCACAGGGTCGGTCGCCCTCGACGTCGCGCTGGGCATCGGCGGGCTGCCGCGCGGCCGCGTCGTGGAGATCTACGGCCCGGAGTCCTCCGGCAAGACCACCGTGGCCCTGCACGCCGTCGCCAGCGCCCAGCGCGCCGGCGGCATCGCCGCGTTCATCGACGCCGAGCACGCCCTCGACCCCGAGTACGCCAAGAAGCTCGGCGTGGACACCGACGCCCTCCTCGTCTCCCAGCCGGACACCGGTGAGCAGGCGCTGGAGATCATGGACATGCTCATCCGCTCCGGGGCGCTGGACATCGTCGTCATCGACTCCGTCGCCGCCCTCGTGCCCAAGGCGGAGATCGAGGGCGAGATGGGTGACTCCCACGTGGGCCTCCAGGCCCGCCTCATGTCCCAGGCGCTGCGCAAGATCACCGGTGCGCTCTCGGCCTCGGGGACCACGGCCATCTTCATCAACCAGCTGCGCGAGAAGATCGGGGTGTTCTTCGGCTCGCCCGAGACCACCACCGGCGGCAAGGCGCTGAAGTTCTACGCCTCGGTCCGCCTCGACGTGCGCCGCATCGAGACCCTCAAGGAGGGCTCCGACGCGGTGGGCAACCGCACCCGCGTCAAGGTGGTCAAGAACAAGATGGCCCCGCCGTTCAAGCAGGCCGAGTTCGACATCCTCTACGGCCAGGGCATCTCCCGTGAGGGCGGGCTCATCGACCTCGGCGTCGAGAACGGCATCGTGCGCAAGTCCGGCGCCTGGTACACCTACGAGGGCGACCAGCTCGGGCAGGGCAAGGAGAAGTCCCGCCAGTTCCTCAAGGACAACCCCGAGCTCGCCGAGGAGATCGAGAAGAAGATCCTCACCAAGCTCGGGATCGGCGAGGCGGTGGCAGAGGTGCCGGCCGACGTCGACGAGGTCGCGGTCGACTTCTGA
- a CDS encoding glutamate ABC transporter substrate-binding protein yields MRRTRTAIALSLAAALTLAACGGGGDDEPAEGGGAEETSAAGGDGGGEGVTIGIKFDQPGLGLQEGAEYTGFDVDVARYVADKLGYSEDQIEFVESISSQRETLLENGSVDMIFATYSITDARKERVAFAGPYFVAGQDLLVAADDEEITGPEALSGKVLCSVEGSTSAERIRDEYAEDVELYPAQTYSECVELLSAGTVDAVTTDDIILAGFAAQDQYEGQFKVVGNTFSEENYGVGLPKENDVCEDVNAAITEMIEDGTWEELLAEHTPEGFTPDASLNPPEVDGCA; encoded by the coding sequence ATGCGACGCACGCGCACAGCAATCGCCCTGAGCCTGGCCGCGGCTCTGACCCTGGCCGCCTGCGGCGGCGGGGGCGACGACGAGCCCGCCGAGGGTGGCGGCGCCGAGGAGACCTCCGCGGCGGGCGGGGACGGTGGTGGCGAGGGCGTCACCATCGGCATCAAGTTCGACCAGCCCGGCCTGGGCCTGCAGGAGGGCGCGGAGTACACCGGTTTCGACGTCGACGTCGCCCGTTACGTCGCCGACAAGCTGGGTTACTCCGAGGACCAGATCGAGTTCGTCGAGTCGATCTCCTCCCAGCGCGAGACGCTGCTGGAGAACGGCTCGGTCGACATGATCTTCGCGACCTACTCGATCACCGACGCCCGCAAGGAGCGCGTCGCCTTCGCCGGACCGTACTTCGTCGCCGGTCAGGACCTCCTGGTCGCGGCGGACGACGAGGAGATCACCGGCCCCGAGGCCCTGTCCGGGAAGGTGCTGTGCTCCGTCGAGGGCTCCACGTCCGCCGAGCGCATCCGTGACGAGTACGCCGAGGACGTCGAGCTCTACCCGGCGCAGACCTACTCCGAGTGCGTCGAGCTCCTCAGCGCCGGCACGGTCGACGCCGTGACGACCGACGACATCATCCTCGCCGGCTTCGCCGCGCAGGACCAGTACGAGGGCCAGTTCAAGGTCGTGGGCAACACCTTCTCCGAGGAGAACTACGGCGTGGGTCTGCCCAAGGAGAACGACGTCTGCGAGGACGTCAACGCCGCCATCACCGAGATGATCGAGGACGGCACGTGGGAGGAGCTCCTCGCCGAGCACACCCCTGAGGGGTTCACCCCCGACGCGAGCCTCAACCCGCCCGAGGTCGACGGCTGCGCCTGA
- a CDS encoding amino acid ABC transporter permease yields MSSVIFDAPGPRGRRRIMAVNVVGVLVVLGVLAWVVWGLARQGQLTATKWEPFATASAWENYLLPGLVATLKAAAIAIVTANVFGLLFGLGRLSEHAALRWVSGAVVEFFRAVPVLIMMLFFYNVFAFSGAVGDPAFYGVVVALTLYNGSVIAELVRSGVHNLPRGQREAGLAIGLTPAASLRLVELPQALIAMMPSMISQLVVILKDTGLGYLINYAELLRQARLLGSSNANLLPALIVAAVLFIAINYTLTTVAERVARRLDNRVAGGATIQEPSIEMETPMPRSRT; encoded by the coding sequence ATGAGCTCGGTGATCTTCGACGCGCCGGGGCCGCGCGGCCGGCGCCGCATCATGGCCGTCAACGTCGTCGGCGTCCTCGTCGTCCTGGGCGTCCTCGCCTGGGTGGTGTGGGGCCTGGCCCGGCAGGGCCAGCTCACGGCGACGAAGTGGGAGCCCTTCGCCACCGCGTCGGCGTGGGAGAACTACCTCCTCCCTGGCCTCGTCGCCACCCTCAAGGCGGCGGCCATCGCGATCGTCACCGCGAACGTCTTCGGCCTCCTCTTCGGCCTGGGCCGGCTCTCCGAGCACGCGGCGCTGCGCTGGGTCTCGGGGGCGGTCGTGGAGTTCTTCCGCGCCGTGCCGGTCCTCATCATGATGCTGTTCTTCTACAACGTCTTCGCCTTCTCCGGCGCCGTCGGCGACCCGGCCTTCTACGGGGTCGTCGTCGCGCTGACCCTGTACAACGGCTCGGTCATCGCCGAGCTCGTCCGCTCCGGCGTCCACAACCTGCCCCGCGGGCAGCGCGAGGCCGGCCTCGCGATCGGGCTGACGCCGGCCGCGAGCCTGCGTCTGGTGGAGCTGCCGCAGGCGCTCATCGCGATGATGCCCTCGATGATCAGCCAGCTCGTCGTCATCCTCAAGGACACGGGCCTGGGCTATCTCATCAACTACGCCGAGCTGCTGCGGCAGGCCCGGCTGCTCGGGTCCTCCAACGCCAACCTGCTGCCGGCCCTCATCGTGGCCGCGGTGCTGTTCATCGCCATCAACTACACCCTCACGACGGTGGCCGAGCGGGTCGCACGCCGCCTGGACAACCGGGTCGCGGGCGGCGCCACGATCCAGGAGCCCTCCATCGAGATGGAGACGCCGATGCCCCGGAGCCGCACGTGA